One window of Polyangiaceae bacterium genomic DNA carries:
- a CDS encoding B12-binding domain-containing radical SAM protein, with translation MRVVLLYPPPWKLAAPAELGDHSARLSPERGGPPADYREGDLDPDFWQTPYGLYSLAAQATRAGHQVKLLNLSAFPWQEVEKVVRSLEADLWGMSCWTANRRGVGYTAALIKELHPDTHIIVGGPHATPLAKEMLEYHPAIDTVSEGESELQFLELCGRLGRGESTLGIAGTWYRGDQGIEQAPSRASIDNLDTLASPHALFDTHIFMTSRGCPWACTFCGAETSWGRGFRAQSVDYVLDALEQAVGRLPVKLLQIKDDTFTTNKKRVLELCKGIRARGLQFLWSCDTRVDVLSDELLREMRLAGCQRLSLGVESGSASILKQIDKKITVDKIVESANLAKKYGIQVRFYMMLGNRGETVETFQETLEFLERARPHQYIFSCLSIYPGTRDFQDAEKAWLDRNRYFQETFQELKVPYDADPETTRVLNEWFAQNCGLRDFYREGVEECKAILAELGDHHAAHMDLAGAYYRERQFKLAEEHIHKALELGYPLPGLAYNYLACMAADRRDLQSLQEYLRKAIRTDPQHFVVAQNAEALRMWLTQGGPVQNLPLHLTARHDFQIFERTKQPMLPGALPEDFAHWSPPSEPDPDDPLRSASEASQSSDQDRTRLKVVSSP, from the coding sequence GTGCGCGTAGTCCTGCTATACCCTCCCCCGTGGAAGCTGGCCGCTCCTGCAGAACTGGGAGACCACAGCGCGCGGCTGAGTCCTGAGCGGGGCGGTCCTCCCGCGGACTACCGCGAAGGCGATCTGGACCCGGACTTCTGGCAGACGCCCTACGGGCTCTACTCCCTGGCGGCCCAAGCGACGCGTGCGGGGCACCAGGTCAAGCTGCTCAACTTGTCCGCCTTTCCCTGGCAAGAGGTCGAGAAGGTGGTCCGCTCACTCGAAGCCGACCTTTGGGGCATGAGCTGCTGGACCGCGAATCGCAGGGGAGTTGGCTACACGGCGGCGCTCATCAAAGAGCTCCACCCGGACACCCACATCATCGTCGGTGGCCCTCACGCCACGCCGCTGGCGAAGGAGATGCTCGAGTATCATCCGGCCATCGACACCGTGAGCGAGGGCGAGAGTGAGCTGCAGTTCCTGGAGCTGTGTGGGCGACTCGGGCGTGGGGAGTCGACTCTAGGCATCGCGGGCACCTGGTACCGCGGGGATCAGGGCATCGAGCAGGCGCCGTCGCGGGCTTCCATCGATAACCTGGACACCTTGGCGTCGCCCCACGCGCTGTTCGACACCCACATCTTCATGACGTCGCGCGGCTGTCCCTGGGCCTGCACCTTTTGCGGGGCTGAGACGAGTTGGGGCCGCGGTTTCCGTGCGCAGTCGGTGGACTACGTGCTCGATGCACTGGAGCAGGCGGTGGGTCGCTTGCCGGTGAAACTCCTGCAAATCAAGGACGACACCTTCACCACCAACAAGAAGCGGGTGCTCGAGCTGTGCAAGGGGATCCGCGCCCGCGGGCTGCAGTTCTTGTGGAGCTGTGACACCCGCGTCGACGTCCTGAGTGACGAGCTCTTGCGAGAGATGCGTCTCGCGGGCTGTCAGCGACTGAGCCTCGGCGTCGAGTCCGGCTCCGCGAGCATCCTCAAGCAAATCGACAAGAAGATCACCGTCGACAAGATCGTCGAGAGCGCGAACCTGGCGAAGAAGTACGGAATCCAGGTGCGCTTCTACATGATGCTCGGGAACCGCGGGGAAACGGTAGAGACGTTTCAAGAAACGCTAGAGTTCCTAGAGCGCGCCAGACCCCATCAGTACATCTTCTCCTGCCTTTCGATCTATCCCGGGACGCGCGACTTCCAGGACGCCGAAAAAGCTTGGCTCGACCGCAACCGCTACTTCCAAGAGACCTTTCAAGAGCTCAAGGTACCGTACGACGCGGACCCGGAGACCACACGAGTGCTCAACGAGTGGTTCGCGCAGAACTGCGGCCTCCGCGACTTCTACCGAGAGGGAGTCGAAGAGTGCAAAGCCATCTTGGCTGAGCTCGGCGATCATCACGCGGCGCACATGGATTTGGCAGGTGCCTACTACCGCGAACGGCAGTTCAAGCTAGCGGAGGAGCACATCCACAAGGCGCTCGAGCTCGGCTACCCGCTGCCTGGCCTCGCCTACAACTACCTCGCCTGCATGGCAGCAGATCGGCGCGACCTGCAGAGCCTGCAGGAATACCTACGCAAGGCTATCCGCACGGATCCACAACACTTCGTGGTCGCACAGAACGCCGAGGCGCTGCGCATGTGGCTCACCCAGGGCGGCCCCGTGCAGAACCTGCCGCTTCACCTCACGGCACGCCACGACTTTCAAATCTTCGAGCGTACCAAGCAGCCGATGCTCCCGGGCGCGCTCCCCGAAGACTTCGCTCACTGGTCGCCGCCTTCAGAACCCGACCCGGACGATCCGCTGCGCTCCGCTAGCGAAGCGAGCCAGTCGTCAGACCAGGATCGCACCCGCTTGAAGGTCGTCTCGTCGCCGTAG
- a CDS encoding class D beta-lactamase, with protein sequence MRSTLRATLSVLCVSGTCVLGIFGASCAATTPSAAPAPEAVTSASERPPAAPPPQEEPPKTAVDIPGLTRTLDSLGYESAFVLRPPHGEDILLHPERCRTGYLPASTFKIPNSLIALETGVVSGPDHLFKWDGVKRPIAAWNQDHTLRSAFQVSAVWYYQRVAREVGQERMQSWVDKLAYGNRDISPAVDRFWLDGGLRISPIEEVDFVQRLYEEKLPVSVKSQRSVKEIMRSVDDPSLQLFAKTGRTGLVEGRDYGWYVGYLVTDAGPYFFATLLTSSAPGKDFSEERKRITLRLLGQVGAIPQP encoded by the coding sequence ATGCGAAGCACACTTCGAGCGACTCTCAGCGTCCTCTGCGTCAGCGGCACCTGCGTCTTGGGGATCTTCGGCGCCAGCTGCGCGGCGACGACGCCGAGCGCCGCACCCGCGCCCGAAGCGGTGACTAGCGCTTCCGAGCGCCCACCGGCTGCACCTCCCCCCCAAGAAGAGCCGCCCAAGACCGCCGTCGACATTCCGGGGCTGACGCGGACGCTCGATAGCTTGGGGTACGAGTCGGCGTTCGTGCTGCGGCCGCCCCACGGCGAAGACATCTTGCTGCACCCGGAGCGCTGCCGCACCGGCTACTTGCCCGCGTCTACGTTCAAGATCCCGAATAGTCTGATAGCGCTCGAGACCGGGGTCGTGAGCGGTCCCGATCACTTGTTCAAGTGGGATGGCGTGAAACGCCCGATTGCCGCGTGGAATCAGGATCACACACTGCGCTCGGCCTTCCAGGTGTCGGCGGTTTGGTACTACCAGCGGGTAGCGCGGGAAGTCGGACAGGAGCGCATGCAGAGCTGGGTGGACAAGCTCGCCTACGGAAATCGAGACATCAGCCCGGCCGTCGATCGCTTCTGGCTCGACGGTGGGCTGCGCATCTCGCCCATTGAAGAGGTCGACTTCGTGCAACGGCTCTACGAAGAGAAGCTGCCGGTGTCAGTGAAGAGCCAGCGCAGCGTGAAAGAGATCATGCGCAGCGTGGACGACCCGAGCCTGCAGCTATTCGCGAAGACCGGACGCACTGGCTTGGTCGAAGGTCGCGACTACGGCTGGTACGTCGGGTATCTGGTTACGGATGCAGGGCCGTATTTTTTCGCGACACTCCTCACGAGCAGCGCGCCAGGCAAGGACTTCTCCGAGGAACGCAAGCGCATCACGCTGCGCTTGCTTGGGCAAGTTGGCGCAATTCCGCAGCCATAA